The Prochlorococcus marinus str. MIT 9301 genome segment AGGTGTTACTAGTTTTGATGATATCAAAGGCACTACTTTTGCTCTTGGAGATCCAGCTTCAACCTCTAGTAGATTATTCCCTGAGTTAACTCTTGCTGAAAATGGACTTACTAAAGGCAAGGATTTTCAAGGAGTTTTTCTAGGATCACATGATGCTGTTGCCTTAGCAGTTCAAAATGGAAATGCTCAAGCAGGAGGAATGGCATGTCCGATTCTTAAATCCCTAAAGAAGAAAGGAGTTATTGACCCTTCTAAAGTAACAACTATTGCTCAATCTTCTCCTATTCCTCAATATCCATGGACAATGCGTTCAACTTTATCTCCTGAATTAAAAGAAAAAATAAGATTTACTTTCTTAGATCTAGATAGTGACAAAGTCCTGAAACCTTTTAACGCTGATGGTTTCGCATCTATAACTGATAGTGATTATGACGGTATTAGAAAAGCAGGCAAACTTCTAGGTCTTGATCTTTCTAAGTTTGTTAAGTAAAAAATCACTTTAAATATACAAATAAAAAAATTATTAAATGGATAAATTCAAAAGAATTTTAGAGGTTGAAAGGAGGACTTGGAAAAAACAATTTTTCAGGGTTCTCATAATTTTGATATTTGTATTTTCTTCTTTAGCAGTTGTAGGTCTTTTCGATTTTGAAAGGATAAGTACAGGCATTCCGGCAGTTTTAAAATTACTGCCGGAAATGTTTCCTCCTGATTTCTCAAGAGCTGGAACTTGGTTTAAACCTTTAATAGACTCTTTGGCAATGAGTATCGCAGGAACTTCGATTTCTGTTTTTTTATCTTTACTTCTATGTTTTTTTGCTGCAAGAAATACAACTATAAATCCAATTGTTTACAACT includes the following:
- the phnD gene encoding phosphate/phosphite/phosphonate ABC transporter substrate-binding protein gives rise to the protein MKLKSLLSVFTISIVALTSACSTKNAGPSADPDKLIVALIPDENAATVIQDNQGLKDYLTEAFDKEIELVVTTDYSSMIEAARNDRLDLAYFGPLSYVLAKAVSDIEPFAARIKGGTKTYNSCIIGNTKKGVTSFDDIKGTTFALGDPASTSSRLFPELTLAENGLTKGKDFQGVFLGSHDAVALAVQNGNAQAGGMACPILKSLKKKGVIDPSKVTTIAQSSPIPQYPWTMRSTLSPELKEKIRFTFLDLDSDKVLKPFNADGFASITDSDYDGIRKAGKLLGLDLSKFVK